Genomic DNA from Vibrio sp. SNU_ST1:
CTCCTTCTGCTGTTTTCTATCTCTTTCTCATGTGAGAGTACTGCTCTCTTAATCTAGATTAAGTTTTCCTCGTCTTATTCTCTGTACTATCCGCATAAATCAACGCCCATTCAGTAATGGACAAAAGAGAGTCACTTTGTGAAAAAGAAGTGGTTCTCTTTTGTCTTTTAAAATGGGCAAACACAATAAAGATTTAATGAGGATAAGACTTGAGCACTTTGTTTACAGAAACCCGCATCGGCACAATGACATTGAAGAACCGCTTTATGCGAAGCGCGACGTGGGAAAATATGGCAACAGAAGATGGCCATATGACAGACAAGCTTTACGCTATCTATGAAGAGTTGGCTCAAGGTGAAGTCGGTCTGATCGTGACGGGCTATGCCAACATCGTCGAAGAAGAGAAGCCTAATGCGGGCATGATGGGCATGTATAACGACTCGTTTATCGAAGAGTATCAAAAGCTCACTCAATTGGTCCATGAAAACGACTCTAAAATCGTAATGCAATTGGCTTATGGCGGTACGAAAACCACATATGATCTAGGCGAACGAGTGATCTATGCACCGAGTGAGGTTCCGGAAAAAGGGACCCAAACACTAGGCAAAGCGATGACCAAAGACGAAATTGATTACATTGTTGATGCCTTTGCTCAAGCGTCATTGAGAGCACAGAAGTCAGGCTTTGATGGCGTCGAAATTCATGCTGCTCACACTTACCTGATTAATCAATTTCTAAGCCCTTATTACAACCAACGTGAAGATGAATACGGTGGTAGCCTAGAGAATCGCATGAGATTTTTGCTAGAGATCTACACGGCAACGCGCAAGTTAGTGGGTGATGATTTTCCAATCCTAGTTAAATTGACTGCTTCTGAGTTTTTCGAGGGCGGTGTGACCTTCGATGAGACGCGCCTAGTGTGTAAAAAGCTAGAAGAAGTGGGTGTTGATGGCATTGTGGTTTCTGGCAACATTCATGGTAAAGCTGACACTATGATTGGCGAGTCACATGATGGGTTTACCATTCAAGCTGAAGGTTATTTTCACGAATATGGTCATGCTATCAGCCAAGACGTTAATATCCCAGTTATCACTGTGGGTGGATTGAAGGATTTCGATGCCATAGAAGCTATCGCAAATAACACGGGCATTGAATACTTTGCGCTTTCAAGACCGCTGCTTTCTGAACCAAATTTGGTTAAGCGTTGGAAAGAAGGGGACAGAAGCCCTGTTGAGTGCGAAAGATGTTCAAAATGCCGAACTAAGCGTGGCAACTTCTGTGTCGTGAATAAAGACAGAAAAGCACAGCTTGCTCGCATGTAGTCGTTGAACCTATATCTAAAAATATAACCGAGTCTGATCCTGTTTAATACCACAGGTGCAGACTTGCTCTGTGTTCTACGAACTTATATTTGAAACCTTATTAATCACATTTCTCTGTCAAATTGGTGCGTGCTAAGGGATACAATCCACACGTAAATTTTCCAATCGAGTTATTCTGAGCATACTGTGAAATTACTTCCCCTCTTAAAGCAACCTCGAATCCACTGACGCCTCTTTAGTTTTAGCGACATTGCTATGATTTAAGCGTGATACTTATTATTTAACTCAATAGAACCTGTGTTTATTGGGACGTTAGCTTGTGCACCTCGGATCTGCAAAGTCGAATGTTTTGATATTTAAACGAATAAAACGAATAAGTTAATCAGAGGTAGAAATGCAAAATAAGCATTGGTCTAAATTCGAATTGCTTCATGAGGTTGTTACTAACCCCAACATTCACATCAAGGGTCAACACAGTTATTACAGCGATTGCTGGGACAACGGGTTTGAAGGTTCAGTCGTTCGTTATCTTCATGGTGATGAAGTCAGTCGTCAGTGGGAGCCACGATGGGAAATCGACGAACTGTATATCGGTGATTATGTCTGTATTGGTGCAGAGGTTGTGATTCTGATGGGCGGTAACCATACCCACCGAGTCGATTGGTTTTCTTTGTATCCATTTATGGATGTGATTGAAGATGCCTACATCGGTAAAGGGGACACACATATCAAAGATGGTGTTTGGCTAGGCATGCGAGCGATGATTATGCCCGGCGTGACGATTGGCGAAGGCGCAGTAGTGGCGTCGAACAGCGTCGTTGCAAAAGATGTTGAACCTTACAGTATTGTGGCTGGCTCCCCAGCAAAAGTGGTCAAACACCGCTTCGATAAGACTATTATCGAAGAGCTAATCTCAATGAATATATACGACTGGCCGCCAGAAAAGTTTGAATCATTGAGGCAGCACTTGTGTGGTTCTGACTTAACGGCACTTAAGAATGCGATGGCTGAATATGATACTCATAAGTCGTTGAATACTTAATCGTATCCAATAGAAGGGGCACTCTATTGCTTATGGAGTGCTCTTTTTGTTTATCTATGCAGCAGTAACTGTCAATTTCAGCAAATATTTGTCCGTCATCGTTGACCTTACCCTAAGGGTAACCTTTATAGTCGTCTTATAAATTTAAAGGTTAGCTATGACAAACACACTCCGAACAAGTTGGATTACTGTTTTCAGCATCATCGCGATGTTGATGTCTAGCTATGCCTCAAGCTCATCGACTATGATGACTAAAGTAATGATGATGGAAATGAGTTCGAGCGAATCGGCTTGTTACCACAGTGATACGTCGACTAATGACTCAATGGCGGGATGCCATGTGATGAGTGAAGAAGCACCTGCTGAACACTCTAATATGAGTGCCCATGATTTGATGGCTCAATGCGATATGTCTTCAATGAGCGAAGACGGCAGTCATATGATGGGTAACCATTGTTCAGGTGCCGATTGTTGCGCCTCAGTATGTTCTGCGACTTCTTACCCAATTCAGGCGGTTCAAGTCGCTAATCCATTTGTCTCTTCTTTAGCTCGTTTCCAATCTGTCATTATCGGCCAAAAAGTCGCACGCGCTCAATCTTTGTTACGCCCACCCACCGCATAAATCTATATCTAAAAACGTTGCGATATCAAAGCTATAAATCTGATACGCCGATCTTTTATATGCGTTATTTAACGCTAGATATGGACATTCATTGTGAATATAAAACCGATAAACTCTGTGTATGTAATGAACACGAGTTTCATGGTTGCTGCTGCCTTTATTTCAAGCTCTGCTTTTATTTCAGGTAGTGCTTTAGCTGCAGCTCCTGCTTCAACACAAGCAAATCAACAAAGCTCAACACAGCAACTTAATACACTGATTGAGATTGCTTTAAGCGAAGATGGAAATCGCAAACAGTACTTTGCTCAGTCTCAAGCGATGCGAGAAACGGGCATTGCCAGCGCGACCTTAATGGACCCGAAATTAAAAGTTGGATTTGGCGGTTTGCCTGTCGATAGCTTTCAATTCGACGAAGACCCGATGACCAATATATCAGTAGGGCTGATGCAGCAGTTTGAGCGTGGCGATACGCTTAACCTCCAACAGAAAAAGGCAGGCCAGCAGGCTGATGCTTTAGCTTTGCAGGTGCAAGCAAGAGAATTGACGGTTGCGAATAGCATGACGCAGCTTTGGCTTGAGTTAGGTTATCAGCAAAAGGCTGAATCGGTGATTCGTCAAAATCGTCGTTTGTTGGTTGAGCTTGAAAACTATGTACAAACCAATTACTCGATTGGCAAAAGTGAAGCGCAAGATCTGCTTAATGCTCAGCTTCAAGTTAGCAAGCTCGATGAGAAACTTCAGGCAAACCAGCAGGTTCAGCGTCGCTTAATCTCTCAGCTTTCTGAATGGTTGGGTTCTGATTGGTTGGACTCTCAGATTCTTGATTCTCAGGGCGTACTGAATGCAACTAATCAAATCGATTGGTCGTTGTTAGAAAGCAAATTGGCGAGCAATATCGATTCAACCAAGCACTACCAGCTCCTGACTGACCATCCTTTGGTTAAGATCTCCGATGTCGGCATTTCCTCCAATCAAATTCAGGTTGAGTTAGCCGAGCAAGCCTATACCCCGCAGTTTGGGGTTGAAGTGATGTATGCCCATCGACAAGCCAATAACATGGCGGGCAAGCCTGCCTCTGACCTTGTCAGTGCTTATTTAACGGTCGATATCCCGCTGTTTACAGGGAACCGACAAGATAAAAACCTATCGGCGGCTCAGTACCAAGTTGGCGCGGCCAAATCTCAAAAAGATACCTTACTCTCCCAAATGAACGCGCAAGTGAACTCATTGCTGGTGGACAGATCAAATCTGCTCGAGCGATTAGATCGCTATCAAACGTCCTTGCTTCCTCAAACCGCGGCACGAATCAGCGCGGTTGAAAGGGGCTATCAAAATAATACCGCTCAGTTCAACGATGTCATTTTAGCAACGACCGATGAGCTGGCACTTAAGTT
This window encodes:
- a CDS encoding NADH:flavin oxidoreductase yields the protein MRSATWENMATEDGHMTDKLYAIYEELAQGEVGLIVTGYANIVEEEKPNAGMMGMYNDSFIEEYQKLTQLVHENDSKIVMQLAYGGTKTTYDLGERVIYAPSEVPEKGTQTLGKAMTKDEIDYIVDAFAQASLRAQKSGFDGVEIHAAHTYLINQFLSPYYNQREDEYGGSLENRMRFLLEIYTATRKLVGDDFPILVKLTASEFFEGGVTFDETRLVCKKLEEVGVDGIVVSGNIHGKADTMIGESHDGFTIQAEGYFHEYGHAISQDVNIPVITVGGLKDFDAIEAIANNTGIEYFALSRPLLSEPNLVKRWKEGDRSPVECERCSKCRTKRGNFCVVNKDRKAQLARM
- a CDS encoding CatB-related O-acetyltransferase, which translates into the protein MQNKHWSKFELLHEVVTNPNIHIKGQHSYYSDCWDNGFEGSVVRYLHGDEVSRQWEPRWEIDELYIGDYVCIGAEVVILMGGNHTHRVDWFSLYPFMDVIEDAYIGKGDTHIKDGVWLGMRAMIMPGVTIGEGAVVASNSVVAKDVEPYSIVAGSPAKVVKHRFDKTIIEELISMNIYDWPPEKFESLRQHLCGSDLTALKNAMAEYDTHKSLNT
- a CDS encoding TolC family protein: MKPINSVYVMNTSFMVAAAFISSSAFISGSALAAAPASTQANQQSSTQQLNTLIEIALSEDGNRKQYFAQSQAMRETGIASATLMDPKLKVGFGGLPVDSFQFDEDPMTNISVGLMQQFERGDTLNLQQKKAGQQADALALQVQARELTVANSMTQLWLELGYQQKAESVIRQNRRLLVELENYVQTNYSIGKSEAQDLLNAQLQVSKLDEKLQANQQVQRRLISQLSEWLGSDWLDSQILDSQGVLNATNQIDWSLLESKLASNIDSTKHYQLLTDHPLVKISDVGISSNQIQVELAEQAYTPQFGVEVMYAHRQANNMAGKPASDLVSAYLTVDIPLFTGNRQDKNLSAAQYQVGAAKSQKDTLLSQMNAQVNSLLVDRSNLLERLDRYQTSLLPQTAARISAVERGYQNNTAQFNDVILATTDELALKLEQQRLITDLNIVNSKLAGLVSGFEYQVNQPQLNSSATKHTANQ